In Bythopirellula goksoeyrii, a single window of DNA contains:
- a CDS encoding type 2 periplasmic-binding domain-containing protein, whose translation MIRPVFLALICFFSFGCREQTHVTDEAEIPTVSPRAAVKLTLLVVDDPDLAKGIQLLSGEWSERSGGELAVETISLAEILSAETLTADVVIYPSRQLGALVSRQWLRPVRQSVLNDTDLDYSDLLPVLRDQCMRLGGEVWGVPLGEMPLVLGWHGVVPDNLPRTWEQLDDSPNVLRGSTNAENEFPLAAEFIARVVSATPPVDRATLFFEPESMDAQLDEPQMMRALEQIHIKDGEGQTSEESSCQVTLPPRDKLLADKLTPLLASVEMFNASLDRWEKTTSDAAPVILGFSGRLVSVTTSSRNAASAFKLLPWLVSGNTGGRLSQRSKATLWFRSSQVSQASKWLPAQSAEENAAWLTESLSKRDAYLAPRLPGIDNYLAALNDALASKSIPDALAHAETEWNAITDSQGREQQRKAFRQHLGLPD comes from the coding sequence ATGATACGCCCCGTTTTCCTAGCACTGATTTGCTTTTTTTCTTTCGGTTGCCGAGAGCAAACCCACGTTACTGACGAAGCTGAGATCCCTACGGTGAGCCCACGGGCAGCGGTCAAGCTGACTCTGTTAGTGGTTGACGATCCCGATCTGGCAAAGGGGATCCAGTTGTTGAGTGGCGAATGGAGCGAGCGAAGTGGCGGAGAATTGGCGGTTGAAACCATTTCGCTTGCAGAGATCCTCAGTGCTGAAACTCTTACAGCGGATGTCGTGATTTATCCTTCACGACAATTGGGAGCGCTCGTGTCCCGACAATGGCTTCGGCCCGTTCGCCAATCTGTTCTCAACGACACGGATCTAGACTACAGCGATCTACTACCTGTGCTGAGAGACCAATGTATGCGCCTCGGAGGTGAAGTTTGGGGAGTGCCTTTGGGTGAAATGCCTTTGGTCCTGGGATGGCACGGTGTGGTCCCTGACAACTTACCAAGGACTTGGGAGCAACTGGATGATTCTCCTAATGTCTTACGCGGATCGACCAATGCAGAAAACGAATTTCCGCTTGCCGCAGAATTCATCGCACGTGTTGTCTCTGCGACTCCGCCAGTTGACCGGGCCACTTTGTTTTTTGAGCCCGAGTCGATGGATGCTCAGCTCGATGAGCCGCAGATGATGCGTGCACTGGAACAGATCCACATTAAGGACGGAGAGGGCCAGACAAGTGAAGAATCATCCTGCCAGGTGACCCTTCCCCCCCGCGATAAGCTGTTGGCCGATAAACTGACACCCCTTCTAGCTTCTGTGGAAATGTTCAACGCAAGTCTCGATCGCTGGGAGAAAACTACAAGCGATGCCGCACCGGTGATTCTCGGATTCTCAGGTCGACTGGTGAGTGTGACGACATCGTCTCGAAACGCCGCTTCAGCATTTAAGTTGCTTCCCTGGCTCGTCAGTGGCAATACGGGAGGTCGACTTAGCCAGCGCAGCAAGGCGACATTGTGGTTTCGTAGTTCTCAAGTGTCGCAAGCGTCAAAATGGCTACCCGCCCAGAGTGCCGAAGAAAATGCTGCTTGGCTAACCGAATCTCTCTCCAAGCGAGATGCCTACCTTGCCCCTCGGCTGCCCGGTATCGACAATTACCTCGCAGCACTCAATGATGCGCTGGCGAGCAAATCAATTCCCGACGCTCTCGCGCACGCCGAAACCGAGTGGAACGCAATAACCGACTCACAAGGACGAGAGCAGCAACGGAAGGCCTTCCGCCAACATTTAGGCCTGCCAGACTAG
- the xylB gene encoding xylulokinase has translation MSNCIGIDVGTSGTKALVISPKGKILAEASASYPCHHPQPLWSEQDPEDWWQATIKVVRAVIKKAKLKAGDVKAIGLSGQMHGSVFLDKSDKVIRPAILWNDQRTAAECEEIEKRAGGRKALIKLVANPALTGFTAPKIIWLRNKEPKNFARLAKVLLPKDEIRRRLTGEYATEVSDASGMLLLDVVKRKWSKPLLAKLELDEKLLGTCYESEEITGKLTDTTAKLLGLSTDCVVVGGAGDCAAGAVGNGIVKSGLLNTSLGTSGVVFVHSDQPQFDPEGRLHTFCHAVRGKWHLMGVTLSAAGSLQWFHDNVCAVGTKGKPSYEQLTKEAADKPAGADGLQFLPYLAGERTPHLDPNARGAFIGLTQSHTRGHLTRAIMEGVTYSLRDSYAIMSDLGVPVKQIRASGGGAKNPFWRQMQADILGKPVSAMVADEGAAYGVALLAAVGAGHYKNITEACAATIKTADETKPNAKNRKVYDQAFPVYQGLYRALKGEFVKLG, from the coding sequence ATGAGCAATTGCATCGGAATCGACGTTGGCACATCGGGCACCAAGGCGCTGGTGATTAGTCCCAAAGGCAAGATCTTAGCGGAAGCTTCGGCGAGTTATCCATGTCATCATCCTCAACCGCTGTGGAGTGAGCAAGACCCCGAAGATTGGTGGCAAGCGACGATCAAAGTCGTGCGAGCCGTCATAAAGAAGGCAAAACTAAAAGCTGGTGATGTTAAGGCAATCGGCCTCTCAGGCCAGATGCATGGTTCGGTTTTTCTGGATAAATCTGACAAAGTGATTCGCCCCGCCATCTTGTGGAATGATCAGCGGACTGCGGCAGAATGTGAAGAAATCGAAAAGCGAGCTGGTGGGCGAAAGGCACTGATAAAACTTGTAGCGAATCCGGCGCTAACGGGATTTACTGCACCGAAAATTATATGGTTGCGAAATAAGGAACCTAAGAACTTTGCTCGACTGGCAAAGGTACTCTTGCCCAAGGACGAGATTCGTCGCCGTCTGACCGGCGAGTATGCTACGGAAGTGAGCGATGCCAGCGGAATGTTGCTATTAGATGTTGTGAAGCGGAAATGGTCTAAACCCTTGCTCGCCAAGTTGGAACTCGACGAGAAATTGCTCGGCACCTGCTACGAATCGGAGGAGATCACCGGGAAACTCACGGATACCACGGCAAAGCTGCTGGGACTTTCCACGGATTGTGTTGTGGTCGGCGGGGCAGGGGACTGTGCCGCGGGGGCGGTGGGCAACGGAATCGTGAAGAGTGGACTGTTAAACACATCGCTAGGGACTTCCGGCGTGGTGTTTGTTCACAGCGACCAACCGCAATTTGATCCTGAAGGACGGCTGCATACTTTCTGCCATGCGGTTCGTGGGAAGTGGCACTTGATGGGGGTAACGCTAAGTGCGGCTGGTTCGCTGCAATGGTTTCACGATAACGTGTGTGCCGTGGGCACCAAGGGAAAACCTTCCTATGAACAGCTCACCAAGGAAGCCGCCGACAAGCCTGCCGGTGCGGATGGTTTACAATTCCTGCCCTATCTAGCGGGGGAACGAACGCCGCATCTCGACCCGAATGCCCGGGGCGCGTTCATTGGACTTACGCAGAGCCACACGCGAGGACATCTCACCCGCGCGATCATGGAAGGCGTCACTTATTCTCTGCGAGACAGTTACGCCATTATGAGCGATCTTGGGGTGCCGGTGAAACAGATCCGCGCCTCAGGTGGCGGAGCGAAGAATCCCTTCTGGCGGCAAATGCAAGCCGACATTCTAGGCAAGCCAGTTTCTGCCATGGTCGCCGACGAAGGGGCTGCTTACGGGGTGGCACTGCTGGCGGCCGTGGGTGCGGGTCACTACAAGAACATCACCGAGGCCTGTGCGGCGACGATCAAGACGGCGGATGAAACTAAGCCGAACGCCAAAAATCGCAAAGTGTACGATCAGGCTTTCCCTGTGTATCAGGGCTTGTACCGTGCCTTGAAGGGGGAGTTTGTGAAGCTGGGGTAG
- a CDS encoding DUF1571 domain-containing protein — protein sequence MRSGLSEFLPAAATRGLASLVVAILSSSTAFSQVQQDGQLVEPIFRVAHEEAVAQPPQMASRITPPAAQAPLNLELRPGEHPLMPAMRVAQEGLVRIDTTIADYSAMLIKEERINGELMPKEVAFIKVRHQPFAVYMFFLQPHKGRECLYNAGPNNTKGLLVARDCGFKKRLGKFELDPDGRLAMNGQKYPIYKLGVRNLVTELIDVATNDTQFGECEVQTKQSVINGRAATLIEVVHPIPRQNFRFYKAELFIDNELKLPIRYASYMWPEQPGGEPPLEEAYTYVNIKLNNGFTDADFDKENVELFK from the coding sequence ATGCGTAGCGGTCTATCCGAATTCCTGCCAGCGGCTGCCACTCGTGGCCTCGCGTCTCTCGTTGTAGCCATCCTCAGTAGTTCCACCGCTTTTTCGCAAGTTCAGCAGGACGGCCAATTGGTCGAGCCAATTTTTAGGGTGGCTCATGAGGAAGCTGTTGCCCAGCCCCCTCAAATGGCCTCGCGTATCACCCCCCCTGCCGCTCAAGCCCCACTCAATTTGGAGCTCAGGCCAGGTGAGCATCCCTTGATGCCGGCGATGCGTGTTGCTCAAGAGGGCTTGGTTCGAATAGATACAACGATTGCCGACTACAGCGCCATGCTGATCAAAGAAGAGCGAATAAATGGCGAACTGATGCCCAAAGAGGTCGCATTTATCAAGGTTCGCCATCAGCCCTTCGCGGTCTATATGTTCTTCCTTCAACCTCATAAGGGTCGGGAGTGCCTCTACAACGCCGGGCCAAATAATACCAAGGGTCTGCTCGTCGCCCGTGATTGCGGTTTCAAGAAACGCCTAGGAAAGTTTGAGTTGGATCCCGATGGTCGCCTCGCCATGAATGGCCAGAAATATCCCATCTATAAGTTGGGCGTACGAAACTTGGTAACCGAGCTAATCGACGTTGCCACAAACGATACTCAGTTTGGCGAATGCGAAGTACAAACGAAGCAGAGCGTCATCAATGGTCGCGCTGCCACGCTGATCGAGGTCGTCCATCCCATTCCTCGACAGAACTTCCGCTTCTACAAGGCCGAACTCTTCATCGACAACGAACTGAAACTGCCCATCCGCTACGCTTCGTACATGTGGCCAGAACAACCGGGCGGCGAACCACCACTGGAAGAAGCCTACACCTACGTCAATATCAAGCTAAACAATGGCTTCACCGACGCGGACTTCGACAAGGAAAATGTTGAACTCTTTAAGTAG
- a CDS encoding MBL fold metallo-hydrolase: protein MGSAALVIQTIVSMPFDENSYVLSLPGQSECVIVDPGFDPQEIVAVLAEKQLSPVAILCTHGHSDHIAGNGHLKELWPDCPLVIGHGDAGKLTDPVGNLSAGFGFNLVSPAADQTVKEGDVLDLAGMKLLVRETPGHSSGHVVFVIEDSQPPIVIGGDVLFSGSIGRTDFPDGSFEDLKQAIHEKLFILPDETLVLSGHGPTTTIGEEKRTNPFVGLGEPNV from the coding sequence ATGGGATCTGCTGCACTTGTGATACAAACTATCGTTTCGATGCCGTTTGATGAGAATTCTTATGTGCTATCACTCCCAGGGCAGAGTGAGTGTGTGATAGTCGATCCAGGCTTTGATCCGCAGGAGATTGTGGCTGTACTGGCCGAGAAGCAGCTATCTCCCGTGGCAATCCTTTGTACTCACGGGCACTCGGACCACATTGCTGGCAATGGCCATTTGAAAGAACTCTGGCCGGACTGTCCTTTGGTGATTGGCCACGGCGATGCTGGCAAATTGACCGATCCCGTGGGGAACCTCTCGGCGGGTTTTGGGTTCAACCTTGTGAGCCCCGCCGCAGATCAGACCGTCAAGGAGGGAGACGTGCTAGATCTAGCCGGTATGAAACTCCTGGTGCGGGAAACGCCGGGGCATTCATCGGGGCACGTCGTTTTCGTGATCGAAGATTCTCAACCACCGATCGTCATTGGTGGAGACGTGCTATTTTCTGGAAGCATTGGCCGCACGGATTTCCCTGATGGAAGTTTCGAAGATTTGAAGCAGGCGATTCACGAAAAGCTATTCATCCTCCCAGATGAGACATTGGTTCTCTCAGGCCATGGACCGACGACGACTATCGGAGAAGAGAAACGAACGAATCCGTTCGTAGGATTAGGCGAACCGAATGTGTGA
- a CDS encoding ATP-binding protein — protein sequence MPSLFVIRGRDQGTRFQLEDAVHTVGRTQANSIRLHDTEVSREHAELVRRGDVYVLRDLSSSNGTFINGQHATDRELVSGDQLQFGRSLLLYTGFVENSYEDIADKVDIIPRADSNDGSRIVAALSHSSGSDWLLPDASDSSSPWIARARSNLQIMYRTALAVSHTMDIDQLLARIMEMIFDWVDADRGCIMLYDTDADKLVPKVRRHRRGVRTDDKISISKTILDYVVEHTEGVLTSNARDDKRWDPTQSIVSLGVREAICVPMQGRYNVVGVIYIDTVITPQRMLLNAGKIDQFTEEHLRLMIAIAHQAALAVEDTSYYKAMLQAERLAAVGQTIASLSHHIKNILQGVRGGSYLIELGLADHEKLLAENTDVDAAADKAVETIRKGWGIVERNQERISALVMDMLTFSKEREPEPRVGDLNELVKDVVELMQVHAEETKVSLAAEYDEAMPLLLFDFEAMHRALLNVVTNAIDASEESDGPQVTVTTSFDPTEKTARLVVTDNGAGISPDDLDAIFHVFVSRKGGRGTGLGLPVSRKILEEHGGQILVDSTPGKGSSFTLELPANQPTKEQVADFEAELEGMDKLVSE from the coding sequence GTGCCGTCGTTGTTTGTAATTCGCGGTCGTGACCAGGGAACGCGCTTCCAATTGGAAGACGCAGTCCACACAGTTGGTCGCACGCAGGCAAATTCGATACGTCTCCACGATACCGAAGTGTCGCGTGAACATGCGGAATTGGTGCGCCGTGGTGACGTCTACGTACTACGTGATCTCAGCAGTTCAAACGGTACTTTTATCAATGGGCAACACGCAACTGATCGTGAACTGGTGAGCGGCGACCAGTTGCAATTTGGCAGATCACTTTTGCTCTATACGGGTTTTGTCGAGAATAGCTACGAAGATATTGCTGACAAAGTAGACATCATACCGCGAGCCGACTCCAATGATGGTTCGCGCATTGTCGCTGCACTGAGTCACTCCAGTGGAAGCGATTGGCTTTTGCCAGATGCGAGCGACTCTTCAAGCCCTTGGATCGCACGCGCTCGCAGCAACTTGCAGATCATGTATCGCACTGCATTGGCGGTCAGCCATACAATGGACATCGACCAATTGCTCGCTCGTATCATGGAAATGATTTTCGACTGGGTCGATGCCGATCGTGGCTGCATCATGCTCTATGATACCGACGCGGACAAGTTAGTACCGAAAGTCCGACGCCATCGGCGAGGCGTTCGAACCGACGATAAGATTTCGATTAGCAAAACGATTCTCGACTATGTCGTGGAACATACCGAAGGCGTACTCACGAGCAATGCGCGTGATGACAAACGCTGGGATCCCACTCAAAGCATTGTCAGCTTGGGGGTTCGTGAAGCTATCTGTGTTCCTATGCAAGGTCGGTACAATGTCGTAGGCGTGATCTACATTGATACTGTGATTACCCCGCAAAGAATGTTGCTCAACGCGGGAAAAATCGATCAATTCACCGAAGAACACCTGCGATTGATGATCGCCATCGCGCACCAAGCAGCGTTGGCGGTTGAGGACACGTCCTACTACAAAGCCATGCTCCAAGCCGAACGTCTCGCCGCGGTGGGTCAAACGATCGCATCCTTGTCGCATCACATCAAAAACATCTTGCAAGGAGTACGTGGCGGCAGTTATCTCATCGAACTAGGACTCGCCGACCATGAAAAACTTCTCGCTGAAAATACCGACGTCGATGCAGCGGCCGATAAGGCTGTCGAGACCATTCGCAAAGGCTGGGGAATTGTAGAACGCAACCAGGAACGGATCTCTGCCCTGGTGATGGACATGCTCACTTTCAGCAAAGAACGCGAACCAGAGCCTCGGGTTGGCGATCTCAACGAACTTGTAAAAGACGTCGTTGAGCTAATGCAGGTCCACGCAGAAGAAACGAAAGTGTCGCTAGCCGCTGAATACGATGAGGCAATGCCACTCTTATTATTTGATTTCGAAGCCATGCACCGTGCGCTCCTAAACGTTGTCACCAATGCGATTGATGCCAGTGAAGAATCGGACGGACCGCAAGTGACGGTCACAACCAGTTTCGATCCCACTGAGAAAACTGCCCGTTTGGTAGTCACCGATAATGGCGCTGGAATTTCGCCTGATGACCTGGACGCAATTTTTCATGTTTTCGTTTCTCGCAAGGGAGGCCGCGGCACGGGTCTTGGATTGCCCGTTAGTCGCAAGATCCTGGAAGAACATGGCGGTCAAATCCTCGTTGATAGCACACCTGGTAAAGGAAGTTCCTTCACTCTGGAATTGCCCGCTAATCAACCCACCAAAGAACAAGTGGCCGATTTTGAGGCCGAATTGGAAGGCATGGATAAACTGGTGAGTGAGTAG
- a CDS encoding OmpH family outer membrane protein, whose protein sequence is MKALYLFSIVSLSLAALSNQAMSQEAGPSANSARYGYGVVDVTYIFKHYQRFTTSMDNMKKAMESADGQLKSERDTIAEKEQVRTQYNPGAPEFKQIDEEIARLKAEFQLKAGKIRRDFLEREAQVYYSTYQEVSNAVQYYAQQHNIGMVLRFNGDAIDPNNREDILRAINKPVVFQNNVDITPDILALLNRGGTPGGTLPAASAGGGTLK, encoded by the coding sequence GTGAAAGCCCTGTACTTATTCTCAATTGTTTCGCTTAGTCTCGCTGCTCTGTCCAACCAAGCTATGTCCCAAGAAGCGGGGCCGAGTGCAAATTCAGCTCGATATGGATATGGCGTTGTCGATGTAACCTACATCTTCAAGCATTATCAACGATTTACCACTTCGATGGATAACATGAAGAAGGCCATGGAATCGGCAGATGGCCAACTCAAGAGCGAGCGAGATACCATCGCCGAGAAAGAGCAAGTTCGTACGCAATACAACCCGGGCGCGCCTGAATTCAAGCAGATCGACGAAGAAATTGCCCGACTCAAAGCGGAATTTCAATTGAAGGCTGGCAAAATTCGCCGGGACTTCCTTGAGAGGGAAGCTCAGGTCTACTACTCGACCTATCAAGAAGTAAGCAACGCGGTTCAGTATTATGCCCAACAACACAATATCGGCATGGTGTTGCGATTTAATGGGGATGCGATTGATCCCAATAATCGCGAAGATATCTTGCGGGCAATAAACAAGCCTGTAGTCTTCCAAAATAATGTGGACATCACACCCGATATTTTGGCTCTCTTGAATCGGGGTGGAACTCCTGGTGGGACTTTGCCCGCTGCTAGTGCTGGTGGCGGTACCCTGAAGTAA
- the lpxC gene encoding UDP-3-O-acyl-N-acetylglucosamine deacetylase: MTPARLQRTICQPIAVFGFGYWSGNDVRVEFRPAPAGSGITFVRDDLGPHARVPAKAEYRIEVPRRTCLKKDNVQVDMVEHILAALAGMQIDNCEVGVDQCEMPGCDGSAMAFVAALETVGSTSQETAVQQLVVTQPMRLAEGDGWIEAKPSPEESYRVAFTLDYPQDSSIGFQQADLEVTPDRFFEEVASCRTFILKREADELLGRGYCKRVSTRDLLIFDEQGPVNNKLRFPNECARHKALDLIGDMALTGCEIVGSIAAYRSGHQLNAKFAQQLSARFDQSMLRATA, encoded by the coding sequence ATGACTCCTGCACGTCTACAACGCACGATTTGCCAACCCATTGCCGTTTTCGGCTTTGGTTATTGGAGTGGAAATGATGTGCGGGTTGAGTTCCGGCCAGCTCCTGCAGGGAGTGGAATCACGTTTGTTCGAGATGACTTGGGCCCTCACGCACGAGTTCCAGCCAAAGCGGAATACCGCATTGAAGTCCCTCGACGCACATGTTTGAAAAAAGACAACGTGCAGGTTGATATGGTCGAACATATTCTGGCAGCCTTAGCTGGCATGCAGATCGACAACTGCGAAGTGGGAGTCGATCAATGCGAAATGCCAGGATGCGACGGATCGGCTATGGCGTTCGTCGCTGCCTTGGAAACTGTTGGTTCTACATCTCAAGAAACTGCGGTACAGCAACTCGTTGTCACTCAACCTATGCGGCTTGCCGAGGGTGATGGTTGGATAGAAGCGAAACCATCGCCAGAAGAATCTTATCGAGTAGCCTTTACTTTGGACTACCCACAAGACTCCTCGATTGGTTTTCAACAGGCGGACTTGGAAGTAACTCCGGACCGGTTTTTTGAAGAGGTCGCTTCGTGTAGGACATTTATTCTGAAGCGAGAAGCGGATGAGTTGCTAGGGCGAGGGTATTGCAAACGAGTTAGCACTCGCGACTTGTTGATCTTCGACGAACAAGGCCCTGTGAATAACAAACTTCGGTTTCCGAATGAATGTGCGCGACATAAAGCGTTGGACTTGATTGGAGATATGGCATTGACGGGATGCGAGATCGTTGGAAGCATTGCCGCATATCGAAGCGGGCATCAGTTGAACGCGAAGTTCGCTCAGCAATTGTCGGCACGTTTTGATCAATCCATGTTGAGAGCGACTGCGTAA
- the lpxA gene encoding acyl-ACP--UDP-N-acetylglucosamine O-acyltransferase: MAITIAANAWIDPRAEVDKEVEIGPFCMIGPGAKIGRGTRLLNNVTVMGDVTIGRNNLIYPNVVLGAEPQDVSYTGGDTCVEIGEGNTFREGVTVNRGTEKEDGITRIGNKNFFMGNVHIAHDCKLGDHIIIANGSLLAGHVHVEDYASISGGCAIHHFVTVGKYSFLAGLSRALHDVPPYMLAEGIAAHPRCINIVALKRRDFSSDAINSLAAAHRLLYRSKVGLTHAREILRTNNQETPEVQHLLSFIDNQQEGKHGRGRELRRAA, encoded by the coding sequence ATGGCAATAACTATCGCTGCAAACGCCTGGATCGATCCACGGGCTGAAGTCGACAAGGAAGTCGAAATCGGGCCGTTCTGTATGATCGGACCTGGAGCAAAGATTGGTCGGGGAACCCGCTTGCTCAACAATGTGACCGTTATGGGGGATGTCACCATCGGCCGCAATAACTTGATCTATCCCAACGTTGTTCTGGGAGCTGAACCGCAAGATGTCAGCTATACGGGCGGTGACACTTGTGTCGAGATTGGCGAAGGAAACACGTTTCGAGAAGGGGTGACCGTCAATCGGGGCACTGAAAAAGAGGACGGGATCACCCGGATCGGAAACAAGAACTTCTTTATGGGAAATGTCCATATCGCCCATGATTGCAAGCTTGGTGACCACATCATCATTGCCAACGGAAGCTTGCTAGCCGGACATGTCCATGTTGAGGACTATGCCTCGATCTCAGGTGGATGTGCCATTCACCACTTTGTTACGGTTGGCAAGTACAGCTTTCTAGCGGGGCTCAGTCGAGCTTTGCACGATGTTCCGCCGTATATGCTCGCCGAGGGAATTGCCGCGCATCCCCGCTGCATCAATATCGTGGCACTCAAACGTCGAGATTTTTCCTCTGATGCGATCAATAGTCTAGCCGCCGCCCATCGGCTGCTTTACCGCTCTAAGGTCGGTTTGACACATGCCAGGGAAATCCTCCGCACCAACAACCAGGAAACTCCCGAGGTCCAACACTTGCTGAGCTTCATCGATAATCAGCAGGAAGGGAAGCACGGTCGGGGCCGAGAACTGAGGAGAGCAGCGTGA
- a CDS encoding Gfo/Idh/MocA family protein codes for MSRLRLAIVGAGHLGKFHARLAASLPDARLVAVVDPIENARNQLASETGAKPLDNIQDLFGLVDAAIVATPTFSHSDVARELLTGGIHVLVEKPITSTVEQANELVQLAQKQQLVLQVGHIERFNPAWKAVRKRLHNPKYITARRLSSYSFRSTDVGVVHDLMIHDIDAVLSMVNSPITRVEAVGISVLGNSEDMVDARLHFSSGCIANLTASRVSHTAERSMQVFTDECCATVDFGAREARIVEPTAEILSRQFQVDMLSVDQKSRLREQLFAELLVNSEVAVEDSNAMLDEQLDFARAIRTSTDPLVTGADGRDALVVAESILQQVHAHQWDGIAGNRRGPMAQPQGDSVLEIDDYWSEDDTVILRRKAG; via the coding sequence GTGAGTCGTCTTCGACTAGCCATCGTTGGAGCAGGGCATCTAGGCAAGTTTCATGCACGCCTAGCCGCTTCGCTACCCGATGCGCGCCTGGTGGCTGTCGTCGATCCAATAGAGAACGCACGCAACCAATTGGCTTCCGAGACGGGTGCCAAGCCACTCGACAATATCCAAGACCTCTTTGGGCTGGTCGACGCTGCGATTGTTGCTACGCCAACTTTTTCACACAGTGATGTTGCCCGCGAATTGCTCACGGGGGGCATCCATGTGCTGGTTGAGAAGCCCATCACTTCGACTGTGGAACAGGCGAATGAGTTGGTCCAACTAGCACAGAAGCAGCAACTGGTTCTCCAGGTTGGCCATATCGAGAGATTCAATCCTGCTTGGAAGGCTGTCAGAAAGCGTCTGCACAACCCAAAATACATCACCGCCCGACGACTAAGTTCCTATTCGTTTAGGTCAACGGACGTCGGTGTCGTACACGATCTGATGATTCACGATATCGATGCAGTGCTCAGCATGGTGAATTCGCCAATTACCCGAGTTGAAGCCGTGGGGATTTCTGTCCTCGGCAATTCGGAAGACATGGTTGATGCTCGCTTACATTTCTCATCAGGTTGCATTGCCAATCTCACCGCGTCGCGTGTCAGTCACACGGCAGAGCGCTCCATGCAAGTATTTACTGATGAGTGCTGTGCAACCGTAGATTTTGGAGCACGAGAAGCCAGGATCGTAGAGCCGACTGCTGAGATTCTTTCCCGGCAGTTCCAGGTGGATATGCTCAGCGTTGATCAGAAGTCGAGACTTCGAGAGCAGTTGTTCGCTGAACTGCTTGTCAATAGTGAGGTGGCCGTTGAAGATTCGAACGCAATGCTCGACGAGCAGCTGGACTTTGCACGTGCAATCCGCACCAGCACCGATCCCTTGGTCACAGGTGCCGATGGTCGCGATGCCTTGGTCGTAGCCGAGTCGATTCTGCAACAGGTTCATGCCCACCAATGGGATGGAATTGCAGGAAATCGCCGAGGGCCAATGGCCCAGCCTCAGGGCGATTCAGTGCTGGAAATCGACGACTACTGGTCGGAAGATGATACGGTTATCCTGCGTCGCAAAGCGGGTTAG
- a CDS encoding NAD(+)/NADH kinase: MSAVARKSKSTRQRVLMLVDESRPHLNEQAVKLRPLVEQHVDVVALEDIGGDLPTEEIDFAIVLGGDGSMLRAAHRLGYQQLPILGVNLGHLGFLADLQPELLPLLLPQVAAGEYRVISHLMFECEVISKGKTVHQALGLNEVSVLAGAPFKILEVQLYVDSELVTTYSCDGLIVSTPVGSTAHSLSAGGPILRKDLQAFVISPISPHTLTNRPVVDSAERVFELVVPQPHEGTSLVVDGKVLCQPTANDRIRITRSKAQFQLVEIAGYGYYRTLREKLGWGGRLPRDD, translated from the coding sequence ATGTCAGCCGTTGCTAGAAAATCGAAATCAACGCGTCAACGGGTGTTGATGCTCGTGGATGAGAGCCGTCCGCATCTCAATGAGCAGGCGGTCAAGCTGCGACCACTGGTCGAGCAACATGTGGATGTGGTTGCATTGGAGGACATTGGCGGCGACTTGCCCACCGAGGAAATTGATTTTGCGATTGTGCTCGGTGGTGATGGTTCAATGCTTCGTGCCGCCCACCGATTGGGCTACCAGCAGTTGCCGATTCTGGGAGTGAACCTGGGGCACCTTGGATTTCTGGCCGATCTGCAACCCGAGCTACTGCCTTTGTTGTTGCCCCAAGTGGCGGCGGGGGAGTATCGGGTGATTTCACACTTGATGTTCGAATGCGAAGTCATTTCTAAGGGGAAAACTGTTCACCAAGCCCTGGGACTCAATGAGGTTTCAGTGCTAGCAGGGGCTCCGTTCAAGATTCTCGAAGTGCAGCTTTACGTTGACTCTGAATTAGTAACCACTTATAGTTGCGACGGCTTGATCGTCAGCACACCCGTAGGCTCGACGGCTCACAGCCTGTCGGCGGGGGGGCCAATCCTGCGAAAAGATTTGCAGGCATTCGTCATTTCGCCGATCAGCCCACACACGCTCACGAATCGACCTGTAGTCGATTCCGCCGAGCGAGTGTTTGAATTGGTCGTTCCCCAGCCCCATGAGGGAACGTCCCTGGTAGTGGATGGCAAAGTTCTTTGTCAGCCGACCGCCAACGACCGGATACGCATCACTCGCAGCAAGGCGCAGTTTCAACTCGTCGAAATTGCCGGATACGGCTACTACCGCACGCTTCGCGAGAAGCTGGGATGGGGTGGCCGCCTACCGCGTGATGATTAA